From the genome of Clostridiisalibacter paucivorans DSM 22131, one region includes:
- a CDS encoding GNAT family N-acetyltransferase: MVVAMGKNIYVDNLKIEDVYGMTMWGKHFDPLFYDYNFPSLDQRQAKEWFKLKTKKSNKESFGIYNKKNDIVGFLTIRDIKKIRKHSTLGIVLDPNCLNRGYGTEAIRLFLDYYFEVLKMNSMDLQVAKFNKRAIRCYEKCGFRKIGQYIDKYENQKLDVFSNKLENIRESFIRKDGILYCIYYEMEISTQNKGTFVHNIVDMLISFIKPLKLKTKLWITFKLHQ; this comes from the coding sequence ATGGTTGTCGCAATGGGAAAAAACATATATGTGGATAATTTAAAAATTGAAGATGTATATGGTATGACTATGTGGGGAAAACATTTTGATCCGTTGTTTTATGATTATAATTTTCCTTCACTTGATCAAAGACAGGCAAAGGAATGGTTTAAGCTTAAGACCAAAAAAAGTAACAAAGAGAGCTTTGGTATATATAATAAAAAAAATGATATAGTGGGATTTTTAACCATAAGAGATATAAAAAAAATAAGAAAGCATAGTACATTAGGTATAGTATTGGACCCCAATTGCTTAAATAGAGGTTATGGCACTGAAGCTATAAGATTGTTTCTAGACTATTATTTTGAAGTGTTGAAAATGAATAGTATGGATTTGCAAGTTGCAAAATTTAACAAACGGGCTATAAGATGTTATGAAAAATGTGGGTTTAGAAAGATAGGTCAGTATATTGATAAATATGAAAATCAAAAATTAGATGTATTTAGTAATAAATTAGAAAATATAAGGGAATCCTTTATAAGAAAAGATGGAATATTGTATTGTATATACTATGAAATGGAAATATCCACACAGAATAAGGGAACATTTGTGCATAACATTGTGGATATGTTGATAAGTTTCATAAAACCTTTAAAATTAAAGACTAAACTGTGGATAACTTTCAAATTACATCAATAG